One Candidatus Woesearchaeota archaeon genomic region harbors:
- a CDS encoding DNA-directed RNA polymerase subunit K, translated as MTKKISISLPEGYVTKYEKARLIGTRALQISMGAPLLVKLSKKELEALEYNPIEIAKREFEAGKLQIEVDRKKITEKLERSSPSVYRKQRT; from the coding sequence ATGACGAAAAAAATTAGCATCTCCTTGCCTGAAGGGTACGTAACGAAGTATGAAAAGGCTCGGTTGATTGGTACGCGAGCTTTGCAGATTTCAATGGGGGCGCCATTATTGGTTAAGTTGTCAAAGAAAGAATTGGAGGCGTTGGAGTACAACCCTATTGAGATTGCTAAGCGAGAATTCGAGGCGGGCAAGTTGCAGATCGAAGTTGATCGCAAGAAAATTACTGAGAAGCTAGAGCGGTCTTCTCCGTCTGTGTACAGGAAACAAAGAACATAG
- a CDS encoding exosome complex protein Rrp42 has product MTMNESMHEHIQAALRQGVRFDGRDCSAWRDLSIETGVTKSAEGSARVRCGKTDIIVGVKLSVGTPFPDSPNKGVLMVGAELRPLAHPSFEAGPPSYEAIEVARVIDRGIRESGMINEESLCITPGEKVWIVNVDICPLNHDGNLIDLGTLGALAALKETRLPGLTDDGQVDYEKRTDTKLELLEEPIAVTVLKIGSTFLIDPTFEEERVLDARLTVTSLSNGKICALQKGGSGTLSLDDVKKMVALAQKKSGELRKQLASVER; this is encoded by the coding sequence ATGACAATGAATGAAAGTATGCATGAACATATTCAAGCCGCATTGCGTCAAGGTGTTCGTTTTGACGGACGCGATTGTTCTGCGTGGAGGGATTTGTCGATAGAAACAGGAGTTACGAAGTCAGCTGAGGGTTCTGCACGGGTTCGTTGCGGAAAAACCGACATCATCGTTGGTGTGAAGCTCTCGGTGGGGACGCCGTTTCCAGACTCACCTAATAAAGGCGTTCTCATGGTGGGCGCTGAGCTTCGGCCGTTGGCCCATCCTTCTTTCGAGGCGGGGCCTCCCTCCTATGAGGCGATCGAAGTTGCTCGCGTCATTGATCGTGGCATTCGCGAGAGTGGCATGATTAACGAAGAGTCTCTTTGTATCACGCCAGGCGAGAAGGTCTGGATTGTGAACGTCGATATTTGCCCTCTTAATCATGATGGGAACTTGATTGATTTGGGAACACTTGGCGCCCTTGCGGCACTCAAGGAAACAAGGCTTCCTGGTTTAACTGACGATGGACAGGTTGATTACGAGAAAAGAACAGACACGAAGCTCGAACTCTTAGAGGAGCCCATCGCGGTTACTGTCTTGAAGATTGGCAGCACCTTTTTGATTGACCCCACGTTTGAGGAAGAGCGAGTGTTGGATGCGCGCTTAACGGTGACGAGTCTTAGTAACGGAAAGATTTGCGCGTTGCAAAAGGGCGGATCTGGCACCCTTTCCCTTGACGATGTCAAAAAAATGGTTGCGCTAGCTCAGAAAAAGAGCGGTGAGTTGAGAAAACAGCTTGCAAGTGTGGAGAGGTGA
- a CDS encoding exosome complex exonuclease Rrp41: MGYEKRFDNRKFDEFRPLSIKAGVIPNADGSALVQVGNTVAYAAVYGPRDLHPKFMQDPQKGTLRVTYNMMPFSGHGDRVRPGPSRRSKEINLVIENALLPVLDLNRYPNAVVDVFIELPQTDAGTRCAAITAASVALADAGIRMKDMVAAVSVGKVDDKLVVDLTYNEEAYPEGDVADIPVAFIPSTGELSLLQMDGKITPDELERVLEMGRVACVKIAEAQRSALLEKYEDASLKAVDIALENGREAAARSGEDEVPPVDDASRGDSVGDDNE; this comes from the coding sequence ATGGGTTATGAGAAACGATTTGACAATCGCAAGTTTGACGAGTTCCGCCCCCTCTCCATAAAAGCAGGGGTTATTCCCAATGCTGACGGGTCTGCCCTTGTGCAAGTAGGAAACACAGTGGCTTACGCGGCTGTTTACGGGCCGAGGGATTTGCACCCAAAATTCATGCAAGATCCCCAGAAGGGAACGTTGCGAGTAACGTACAACATGATGCCTTTTTCCGGGCACGGTGATAGGGTACGGCCAGGCCCTTCTCGGAGGTCGAAGGAGATTAACCTCGTTATCGAGAATGCGCTCTTGCCGGTTCTGGATCTGAACCGGTATCCTAACGCCGTAGTTGATGTCTTCATTGAGCTGCCGCAAACCGATGCGGGCACGCGCTGTGCAGCGATCACCGCGGCTTCTGTGGCGTTGGCTGATGCCGGGATTCGGATGAAAGACATGGTCGCGGCCGTGAGTGTGGGGAAGGTTGACGACAAACTCGTTGTTGACTTGACCTATAATGAAGAAGCATATCCTGAAGGAGACGTTGCAGACATTCCTGTTGCGTTCATCCCATCGACAGGAGAGCTCTCTCTTTTGCAGATGGATGGAAAGATTACTCCTGATGAGCTGGAGCGCGTTTTAGAGATGGGCCGTGTTGCGTGTGTGAAGATTGCTGAGGCGCAGAGAAGCGCCTTGCTTGAGAAATACGAGGATGCATCTTTGAAGGCCGTTGACATCGCGCTCGAAAACGGCAGGGAGGCTGCTGCCCGTTCAGGAGAGGATGAGGTACCTCCTGTTGATGATGCTAGTCGTGGCGATTCAGTAGGTGATGACAATGAATGA
- a CDS encoding RNA-binding protein, with protein sequence MTLLVKNKEVVVPGQVLARGMDFLPSHGTYRRGEEIIADQVGLLTIDGKVLKSIPLAGKYLPRKGDTVIGCVIDILMSGWRLDLNGPYSAVLNMKDTKDFIPLGADLTKYFDLGDYLVCKITQVTSQNLIDVTARGPGLHKLQGGRIVRVNPQKVPRIIGKQGSMISLIKDKTKCRIIVGQNGLVWLEGDPKNELVAVKTFRLIEERSHLRGLTDTVKEFLDQQVKENGL encoded by the coding sequence ATGACATTGTTAGTAAAGAACAAGGAAGTTGTTGTTCCGGGTCAGGTATTGGCTCGGGGCATGGATTTTTTGCCAAGCCATGGCACGTATCGCCGTGGAGAAGAGATTATCGCTGACCAGGTCGGGTTACTGACCATTGATGGAAAAGTGCTCAAGAGCATTCCCCTCGCGGGTAAGTACCTCCCACGAAAGGGAGATACTGTGATCGGGTGTGTCATTGACATTTTAATGTCTGGTTGGAGGCTCGACCTGAATGGTCCGTACTCTGCTGTCTTAAATATGAAAGACACGAAGGATTTCATTCCATTAGGTGCTGACCTTACCAAGTACTTTGACTTGGGCGATTACTTAGTTTGTAAAATTACTCAAGTGACGAGTCAGAACTTGATTGACGTGACAGCGAGGGGTCCTGGCCTGCACAAGCTGCAAGGGGGACGGATCGTCAGGGTTAATCCTCAGAAGGTACCCCGTATTATTGGCAAGCAAGGATCGATGATTTCTTTGATTAAAGACAAAACGAAATGCCGTATCATTGTAGGTCAGAACGGGCTTGTGTGGCTTGAAGGCGATCCGAAGAATGAGTTGGTTGCGGTGAAGACGTTCCGCTTGATTGAGGAGCGAAGCCACTTGCGCGGCTTGACAGATACGGTGAAGGAGTTTTTGGATCAGCAGGTGAAAGAAAATGGGTTATGA